Sequence from the Halobaculum rubrum genome:
AGGTCGACTGGAGTCCCAGCGTCAGCGCCACGGAGTTCGCGCTGGAGTGCGCCGAGTGCGGCAACAGCGTCACCAGCGAGGGCGACGCGAGCCGCGTCGGCGGGACGCTGTACCACTTCTGTTGTCCCACCTGCGAGTCGACGTTCGCGGAGCGGTACGAGCGGATGGAGGAGGGCGCGGGCGAGTCCGACTGAGGCCGACCGAGCCGTGCTCGGTCGCGGTTCCGTTACTCCTCGCCGAGGATGCCGCGGTGGGTCATCGCTTCCGGATCGAGCACTTCGTCGGCCTCTTCTTCTGTGAGGTACCCCTTCGCCAAGACGACCTCGCGGACCGTCTTGTCCTCCTTCAGCGCGGTCTTGGCGACTTCGCTGGCCTTGTCGTAGCCGATCGCGGGGTTGAGCGCCGTCGCCAGCGCCATCGACTGCTCGACGCGCGCTTCGGCGTACTCCTCGTTGGCCTCCAGCTTCGCGACGAAGCGCTCGCCGAACACCTCGCTGGCGTTCGCGAGCAGCTCGGCCGACTGGAGGAAGTTGTGCGCCAGCACCGGCTTGTAGAGGTTGAGGTCGATCTGGCCCTCGGCGGCGCCCGCGGAGACGGCGGCGTCGTTGCCGACCACCTGCTTGTGGACCTGGTTCACCGCCTCGGCGACGACGGGGTTGATCTTCCCCGGCATGATCGACGAGCCGGGCTGGTTCTCGGGCTGTTCGATCTCGCCGAGGCCGTTGCGCGGGCCCGACGCCAGCAGCCGGAGGTCGTTCGCGATCTTGTTGAGGCTCCCGGCGACGGTGCGGAGGGCGCCGTGTGCCTCCGACATGGCGTCGTGGGCGGCCTGCGCCTCGAAGTGGTTGTCGGCCTCGCGGAACTGCGTGTTCGTCTCCTCGGAGATGTACTCGGCGGCGAGTTCGGGGAACTCCGGGTCCGTGTTGAGCCCGGTTCCGACGGCGGTACCCCCGAGCGCCAGCTCGCGGAGGTGATACCGGGTGTCGCCGACGCGCTTGATCCCCTTCTGCACCTGGGCGCGGTAGCCGCCGAACTCCTGGCCCAGGCGGACGGGCGTCGCGTCCTGCAAGTGCGTCCGGCCGGTCTTGACGACGCCGTCGAACTCGACCTCCTTCTCCTCTACGGCGGCGTGAAGCTCCTCAAGCGCGGGGAGGAGGTCTTTCTCGACGGCCTCCAGCGCGGCGACGTGCATCGCCGTCGGGATCACGTCGTTGCTCGACTGCCCGAAGTTGACGTGGTCGTTCGGGTGGATGACGCGGTCGCCGATCTCTGCGCCCGAGATCTCGGCCGCGCGGTTGGCGATGACCTCGTTGGCGTTCATGTTCGAGGACGTGCCCGACCCCGTCTGGAACACGTCGACCGGGAACTGGTCGTCGTGCTCGCCGGCGATGACCTCGTCTGCCGCCTCGACGATCGCCGCGGCGATGTCCTCTTCCAGATGGCCTAGGTCGCGGTTGGCCTGCGCGGCCGACTTCTTCACGACGCCCAGCGCGCGGACGAACCGCCGTCCGAACGTCACGCCGCTGATGGGGAAGTTCTCGACCGCCCGTTGGGTCTGTGCGCCCCAGTAGGCGTCCGCGGGAACATGCATCTCGCCGAGGCTGTCGGACTCGACACGGAACTCCTCGTCCTCGTTGGTGTCCTCGCTCATACGCGACGCCTCGGGGGGAACGGTCGTAAAAGCCACCGATACCCCGCCGTCGCCGATGCGTGTTTCACCCTGCGGCCCCTGGATCGACTATGTCAACCTATCGACGACGCGTCCGCGTGGCGGCACCGTTCGACGAGGTGTGGACGTTCCACGCCGAGATCGCCGGTCTCGAGGCACTGACTCCCGAGTTCATGAATCTCCGCGTCGAGGGCGTCGTCGGTCCCGACGGCGAATCGGATCCCGAAACGCTCGCCGCGGGCACCGAGATCGAGATGAGCGCGCGGCCGTTCGGCGTCGGCCCCCGCCAGTCGTGGATCTCCCGCATCGACGAACGGGAGGAGGACCTCGACGCCGGCCGCGCACGGTTCGTCGACACCATGGAGGGCGGCCCGTTCCCGATGTGGCGTCACACCCACCGGTTCTACGAGCGCGGCGACTCGACGGTCGTCGACGACGAGGTCCAGTACGAACTTCCGGGCGGCGCCCTCGGACGGACGGCGTCGCCGCTCGGCTGGATCGGCTTCGAGCCGATGTTTCGGTATCGACACCGAGAGACGCGCGAGCTGTTGGAGTAGCGGTCGCTCCGGGCGGGTCAACGCGATTGCGAACCGGACCGCCGTTATGCGCCCCGAGCGCGAGCCGTCGTGATCACGCCGGCGAGCACGACGCTCCCGCCGACGAGCGTCACGAGCGAAGGGAACTCCGCGAGCAGCACCATCGCGAGGATCGTGCTACCGACGGGCTCGCCGAGCAACGAGACCGAGACGACGCTGGACTCGACGTGTGCGAGCGCCCAGTTGATCACCGTGTGGCCGAACACGCCGGGTCCGGCGGCCATCGCGAGGAAGAGTATCCACTCGTCGGTGCCGTAGCCGAACAGCGGGTGGCCGCGAGCGAGCGTCGCCGCCAGCAACGCGAGCGCGCACGTCGCGTACACGACGACGACGTACGGGAGCAGCGGCAGCCGCTGTCGGAGGGACCGACCGAGAAGCACGTACGCGGCGGCCGTCGCCGCGCCCAGCACCGCCAGCGCGTTCCCGTAGAGCGGGTCCGGACCGGTGACCGCCGGTGCGGCCCCCAACAGCGCGTCGCCGACGCTCATCACGGCCATCCCGACGAGCGCGACGGCGATACCGGCGATCGTCCTCGGGCCGACCCGCTCGTCGAGGAGCGCCCACGCGCCGGCGACGACGAACAGCGGTTGGGCCTGCACGAGCGTCACGCTCGCGGCGACGCTCGTCCACCGGAGGCTCTCGAACCACGACGCGAAGTGGACCGCGAGCGCGACCCCCGAAAGCACCGCCAGCAGGAGATCTCGGGTCCCGATCTTCCCGAATGCGGCCCGGTCGCGCGGGCGGGCGAGCGTGATCGGGAGCAACAGCGCGATCGTGAACACGACCCGGTACAGCGCCTTCACGAGGCTCGGGGCACCGCTCCACTCGACGAGGATGGCACTCGTCGAGACGGCGACGACGGCGACGGCGAGGCCAACGATCGGGGGAACGCGCTCCTCCAGCGCGTCGATAGCGGCGAGCGTCGACACACCCGGTGCTACGTGGGTGCGTGGGTAGCGCTTGCGGTTCCGGCCCGGGCGGCCGGAACCGGTCCGCCGCTCGCGGTCGAGTCGGGGGCCCGTCGATGTGGCGAACTGGCGACGCGGAAGTGCGTCCGTCGGCGGCCGGAGGTCCGACGGCAGGGTCCGCGGGCGTCGCGTCGCGCGACCGCTGTACGCCCGCGGGCGGGAAGTCAGGTCACGAGGGTGGTGGTCCCGCCATCACCCAAGAAGGTTCGCGGGGTCGCCCGTTCGTTCATTCGGCAGTGGTAGCGCTACGACTCCCCGGGTGTGTCCGCCTCGTCGATGTAGTCCGGACGGGTCTCGTACTCGATCGGGTCCTCGACCCCGAGTCGCTGAAACGCCTGCAGGCGGAACGCACAGGCGTCGCAGGTGCCGCATGCGGGCGCCTCCTCGCGGTAGCAGCTCCACGTCAGCTCGTAGGGAACGCCGAGTTCGGCGCCGCGAGCGGCGATATCCGTCTTCGAGTCCTCGACGAACGGGACGACAATCCCGATGTCGGTCTCCGGCTTCGTACCCACGTCCACCACCCGCTCGAACGCCTCGAAGAACTCGGGGCGGCAGTCGGGGTAGCCCGAGTAGTCCTCCGAGTGGGCGCCGACGAACACGGCCTCGCAGTCGTTCGCCTCGGCGTACGAGACGGCCATCGAGAGGAGGTTCGCGTTGCGGAACGGCACGTACGAGGAAGGGACCTCGTCGGCGTCGAGGTCGGCGTCCTCGACCTCCATCGACACATCGGTGAGCGAGGACGCGCCGATGCGCGCGAGATGGTCCGTCTCGATGTGGAGGAACTGATCGGCCGGTACGGCCAACGCCTCGCACAGCGCTTCGGCGCACTCCCGCTCCTTCGTCTCGGTGGTTTGGCCGTATGAGGTGTGCAGGAAGTGGAGGTCGTAGCCGCGCTCGCGGGCCTCGTAGGCGGTCGTCGCGGAGTCCATCCCGCCCGAAACGAGGACGACCGCGTCGGGACGATCGGACAGATCCTCGTTCGATGCTGCGGTGTCGGTGGGGTCGTTGGTCGGCATGGGTTCAGACACCGGGGGCGTCGGGGTCGATTCGTCGGTTGTCCTCCGCGGGTTCCCGTTCGGTCACGTCCGAAGGATACCGAGTACAGAAGAAATAGCTGTTCGAGTTGGACGCGACACGGTGTCGGGGAGCGGTCGGAGGCGACGCGGCGACGGTTTTTGTTCGTCCCGGTCGAAGAACGCCTGTGAGGCTTGACGGCGAGGCTGCCGATTCCCCGAGCCGCGTTCCGGTTCGGGTCCGCCACGACGACGGCGAGGTGACGCTTCACGTCGAGCGCGGCGCGAGGCTCCGGGACGCGCTGCTCGCCGCCGACAGCGACACCGACGCGGATCTGGATCTCTCGCCGTACGCGAACGCGACGGAGCGCCTCAACTGCGGCGGGCGCGGGCTCTGTGCCACCTGCGGCGTCCGCGTCATCGACGGCCCCGAGGCGTCCCACTGGCACGACTCCCTCGCCGAACGGTTCGGCTACCCGCGGCTCTCGTGTCAGATCGTCGTCTCGGAGCCGATGACGGTCGAACTCCTCACGGAGAAACGGGTGTGGGGCGGCCGCGAGTAGCGCTCGCTTCGCGGGCTGTGACTCGTCTCTTCAGATCGTGTTACGCAGGAGTTCACACGGCTCGCTCACTTCGTTCGCTCGCGACGTGCCGCGAGAAATCCGGGTTCCCCGATTTGAACGGGGGGCAAGCCGATCTACAGTCGGCTGCTCTACCAGGCTGAGCTAAACCCGGATACATCAACAGATACCCGCCGATTCGGACTTAAGGGTTCTCATTCGCCCCCGCCCGGTCACGTCGATTCGCGGTTCCGTCGCGGGGTTTATCGCCCGCGGCGAACACCGCGCGGACATGGCCGACGACGAGAGCAGACAGGCGACGTTCGGCGCCGGCGGCGAACTCTCCGAGCGCGACCCGGACGCCGACGGTGCGAACGACTTCGGCGAGCCGAAGGGAGCCGACGAGACCGACGGCGGGTACAACCGGTATGCGGTGTCGAGTCTGCTTCAGAAGGCGGTTCGCCGCTCGGACGAGGAGGTCGCCGCGTGGGCCGCCTGGGAACTCGCGCGCTCGGGGTTCGCGTGGAACCTCTGGGATCGGCTCCACCTGTACGTCGTCGAGGACCTCCGGGCCGGCCAGGCAGTCGCGCTGCTCGTCGAGCGCTACGAGCAACTCGCGACCGAGCGCTGGGAGCCCGGCGAGTGGCGCGGCCGGATCTGTGCGGTCCACGCCGCCCTCGCGTGCGCCCGGGCGACCTCCTCGCGGGAGTCGCCGAACGCCGACGAGTTCTTCCGCAACGCCGCGGAGGCGAGAGCGGAGGCCCGCGACCGCGGTGAGGAGCCGCAGATCGACTTCCCGGTCGGCGAGTTCGAGCCCGGCAGCGAGTACGACGTCGCCTTCGACAAACACACCGGCGAGGGCAGCCGCTTGGGCCGCGGCGGCGAGTTCTTCAAAACCCACGGCGCCCGGGTCGGTCCGGAGGGCGAGGACGAACTGAGCGCCCGCTGGCAGCGGCTGAACATGGCGCTCCACGAGGCTGAGTTCTCCGAGGAGCAGATCGAGCACGCCCTTGACCCGGTGGACCCAGACGGGAAATGGGAGGAACCGTCGTTCGACACGGAGAACTGAC
This genomic interval carries:
- a CDS encoding class II fumarate hydratase → MSEDTNEDEEFRVESDSLGEMHVPADAYWGAQTQRAVENFPISGVTFGRRFVRALGVVKKSAAQANRDLGHLEEDIAAAIVEAADEVIAGEHDDQFPVDVFQTGSGTSSNMNANEVIANRAAEISGAEIGDRVIHPNDHVNFGQSSNDVIPTAMHVAALEAVEKDLLPALEELHAAVEEKEVEFDGVVKTGRTHLQDATPVRLGQEFGGYRAQVQKGIKRVGDTRYHLRELALGGTAVGTGLNTDPEFPELAAEYISEETNTQFREADNHFEAQAAHDAMSEAHGALRTVAGSLNKIANDLRLLASGPRNGLGEIEQPENQPGSSIMPGKINPVVAEAVNQVHKQVVGNDAAVSAGAAEGQIDLNLYKPVLAHNFLQSAELLANASEVFGERFVAKLEANEEYAEARVEQSMALATALNPAIGYDKASEVAKTALKEDKTVREVVLAKGYLTEEEADEVLDPEAMTHRGILGEE
- a CDS encoding SRPBCC family protein, whose translation is MSTYRRRVRVAAPFDEVWTFHAEIAGLEALTPEFMNLRVEGVVGPDGESDPETLAAGTEIEMSARPFGVGPRQSWISRIDEREEDLDAGRARFVDTMEGGPFPMWRHTHRFYERGDSTVVDDEVQYELPGGALGRTASPLGWIGFEPMFRYRHRETRELLE
- a CDS encoding DMT family transporter codes for the protein MSTLAAIDALEERVPPIVGLAVAVVAVSTSAILVEWSGAPSLVKALYRVVFTIALLLPITLARPRDRAAFGKIGTRDLLLAVLSGVALAVHFASWFESLRWTSVAASVTLVQAQPLFVVAGAWALLDERVGPRTIAGIAVALVGMAVMSVGDALLGAAPAVTGPDPLYGNALAVLGAATAAAYVLLGRSLRQRLPLLPYVVVVYATCALALLAATLARGHPLFGYGTDEWILFLAMAAGPGVFGHTVINWALAHVESSVVSVSLLGEPVGSTILAMVLLAEFPSLVTLVGGSVVLAGVITTARARGA
- the queC gene encoding 7-cyano-7-deazaguanine synthase QueC, with translation MPTNDPTDTAASNEDLSDRPDAVVLVSGGMDSATTAYEARERGYDLHFLHTSYGQTTETKERECAEALCEALAVPADQFLHIETDHLARIGASSLTDVSMEVEDADLDADEVPSSYVPFRNANLLSMAVSYAEANDCEAVFVGAHSEDYSGYPDCRPEFFEAFERVVDVGTKPETDIGIVVPFVEDSKTDIAARGAELGVPYELTWSCYREEAPACGTCDACAFRLQAFQRLGVEDPIEYETRPDYIDEADTPGES
- a CDS encoding 2Fe-2S iron-sulfur cluster binding domain-containing protein, whose amino-acid sequence is MRLDGEAADSPSRVPVRVRHDDGEVTLHVERGARLRDALLAADSDTDADLDLSPYANATERLNCGGRGLCATCGVRVIDGPEASHWHDSLAERFGYPRLSCQIVVSEPMTVELLTEKRVWGGRE